One Rosa chinensis cultivar Old Blush chromosome 3, RchiOBHm-V2, whole genome shotgun sequence DNA window includes the following coding sequences:
- the LOC112194094 gene encoding receptor-like protein 7, which yields MKTLLPFFLFLIAAVHSQQCTKDQQLTLLDFKNGLVFNSSLSSKLVSWNSRTDCCSWSGVTCSTNGTVVALDISRESISGGIDNSSSLFDLQHLQSLSLAFNNFTGSQIPSATGKLTGLRYLNLSSAGYKGKIPIDISLLTKLVILDISNQGLEIQNLSLLVQNLTKLAELYLDNVNILSQRSDWSLAISSSLPNLKVLSLSNCHLSGPIDKSLAKLSSLSVIRLDFNKISSPIPGFIANFTNLTTLSLSSCGLQGTFPKEIIQVPSLQTIDLSFNYGLGGSLPEFSKNASLQSLNLFVTNFSGVLPDSIGNLNMLSTIDLTGCKFTGSIPRSMGNLTKLVHFDLSGNQFTGSIPCFSSAKNLAEINLSGNDLTGHISCTQWQNLTSLVTINLSNNMLQGNLSSSLFCLPLLKSLDLGHNQFSGQFPEICNASSYLLEIVDFSDNNLEGPIPMSIFNLRGLQRLLLNSNSLNGSFPLDGLHKLINLQFLYLSENSLVLSYDATNSSYSSFPQLYQLMLASGKLTTFPDFLRNQSELTFLDLSNNLIPGMIPNWLWKLNLHHLNLSCNSLRTIEGPLLNVTSPWLLDLSYNRLQGQIPNFSSYYLDCSSNNFSSGIPTGADFSRYTSFFSVGNNNLNGIIPGSICNSAALEVLDLSNNSFTGTLPQCFTTMSSLAVLDLSGNNVTNVHALPQNCNLGSLDLSGNQLEGQLPKSLVNCTKLEVLNLGNNQITDTFPCFLKNISTLRLLSLRSNNFYGPTGCPKTNGAWPMLQVIDLADNNFDGEISGRFLSTWQTMIANKDDAASNRYYLGMQGVQWINTRGNWRTQIITCPQLV from the exons ATGAAGACTCTGCTgcctttcttccttttcttgatCGCTGCAGTTCACAGCCAGCAGTGTACCAAAGACCAGCAACTAACGTTGCTCGATTTCAAGAATGGCCTCGTTTTTAATTCTTCTCTTTCCTCCAAGCTTGTATCATGGAATTCAAGAACCGACTGCTGTTCTTGGTCGGGTGTAACTTGCAGTACTAACGGGACTGTTGTTGCTCTTGACATCAGCCGCGAGTCTATCTCAGGTGGAATCGACAACTCTAGCAGTTTGTTTGATCTTCAACATCTTCAAAGCCTCAGTTTGGCCTTTAACAACTTCACTGGCTCTCAAATTCCATCTGCAACCGGAAAGCTCACAGGTTTGAGGTACCTAAACTTATCCTCTGCTGGTTATAAAGGGAAAATTCCCATTgacatttcattgttgacaaagTTGGTTATCCTTGATATTTCCAATCAAGGACTTGAGATCCAGAATTTGAGCTTGCTGGTTCAGAACCTCACGAAACTTGCAGAGTTATATCTTGACAATGTGAATATATTGTCACAGAGAAGTGACTGGTCCCTAGCCATATCATCATCACTGCCAAACCTGAAGGTGTTGAGCTTATCCAACTGTCATCTTTCAGGCCCTATTGACAAGTCCCTGGCTAAGCTCTCATCTCTATCCGTGATTCGGTTGGATTTTAACAAGATATCTTCTCCCATTCCTGGATTCATTGCCAACTTTACAAACTTGACTACCTTGAGTCTCAGTAGCTGTGGTTTGCAGGGAACATTTCCAAAAGAGATCATTCAGGTACCTTCTTTACAAACTATTGATCTTTCCTTTAACTATGGTCTTGGTGGTTCCTTGCCCGAATTTTCAAAGAATGCATCTCTTCAGTCCTTGAACCTATTTGTGACAAACTTTTCAGGGGTCTTACCTGACTCCATTGGAAACCTCAATATGTTGTCAACAATAGATCTTACAGGATGCAAATTTACTGGATCAATTCCAAGGTCAATGGGAAACCTTACAAAATTGGTTCATTTTGACTTGTCAGGGAATCAGTTTACTGGTTCAATTCCATGCTTCAGTAGCGCAAAAAATCTGGCCGAAATAAATCTGTCCGGCAATGATCTAACTGGTCATATTAGTTGCACTCAGTGGCAAAACCTTACTAGCCTAGTGACTATCAACTTAAGTAATAATATGCTTCAAGGGAACCTTTCATCCTCTTTGTTTTGTCTTCCCTTGCTGAAGAGCTTAGATCTTGGCCACAATCAATTCTCTGGTCAATTCCCTGAAATTTGCAATGCCTCTTCTTACTTGTTGGAAATTGTTGACTTCAGTGACAACAATCTTGAAGGGCCAATACCCATGTCTATCTTTAATCTCAGAGGACTTCAGAGACTTCTTCTTAATTCAAACAGTCTCAATGGCTCATTTCCTCTTGATGGTCTTCACAAGCTCATAAATCTTCAGTTTCTTTATCTTTCAGAGAATAGCTTGGTGCTCAGTTATGATGCTACCAATTCCTCTTATTCCTCATTTCCTCAACTTTATCAATTGATGTTGGCTTCAGGAAAGTTGACAACATTCCCTGATTTCTTGAGAAATCAATCCGAATTGACCTTTCTGGACCTTTCAAATAACCTGATACCTGGCATGATACCTAACTGGCTTTGGAAGCTTAATCTTCATCATCTGAACCTTTCCTGTAACTCCCTACGAACTATAGAAGGTCCTTTACTCAATGTCACCTCTCCGTGGTTGCTGGACCTCAGTTACAATAGGCTTCAAGGGCAGATCCCAAATTTCTCTTCTTATTATCTGGATTGCTCCAGCAATAATTTCAGCTCTGGCATACCGACTGGTGCAGATTTCTCTAGGTATACTTCATTTTTCTCTGTTGGAAACAATAACCTCAATGGGATCATTCCCGGATCAATTTGCAATTCAGCAGCTCTTGAGGTTCTTGATCTATCCAATAATTCCTTCACTGGCACTCTTCCTCAGTGCTTCACTACAATGAGTAGCCTAGCAGTACTTGATTTAAGTGGAAACAATGTTACAAATGTTCATGCATTACCTCAGAATTGTAACTTGGGAAGTCTAGACCTAAGTGGAAATCAGTTAGAAGGCCAGCTTCCAAAATCTCTTGTCAACTGCACAAAGTTGGAGGTTTTAAACCTCGGAAACAATCAGATAACGGATACTTTTCCATGCTTCTTGAAGAACATATCCACCTTGCGTCTCCTTAGTTTACGGTCCAATAACTTTTATGGACCCACTGGTTGTCCCAAGACTAATGGAGCTTGGCCAATGCTTCAGGTTATAGACCTAGCTGACAACAATTTTGATGGTGAAATATCTGGAAGATTTTTGTCAACCTGGCAAACAATGATAGCCAACAAAGATGATGCTGCATCAAATCGCTATTACCTTGGAATGCAGGGAG TTCAATGGATCAATACCAGAGGAAATTGGAGGACTCAAATCATTACGTGTCCTCAACTTGTCTAA